The following are encoded together in the Melitaea cinxia chromosome 22, ilMelCinx1.1, whole genome shotgun sequence genome:
- the LOC123664501 gene encoding hydroxylysine kinase: protein MSEQGGTILEPGKVIRPIIDHEGVRLLAERLYGISVLDLVELNGYDDKNYKITEDPNMKNPLIPNHNPHGYVLKIMNSIDSQNLSVVEAQNEIMNFLLERSVSCPKPIRNIFGHLFSVENISGKNHVVRLLEYIPGSLLKEVPITESLLYQLGEFVANLDNKLQNFNHSGLVSREHIWMLSKVPELEKFKYVIKDSEKLDLVEEVIEEFKYAILPRLDELEKGVIHGDVNEMNVIVNVKPGEGKTDYRVSGILDFGDIQYSYYAFELAIAMTYMMLMTGDPHAGGIVLAGYSVNRRVPDEEYRLLKTLISARLVQSLILGAYTIEQDPKNTYVTSTEKANGWELLKKIRKTKPDPDDDPTNWKAIANEFLTRS, encoded by the exons ATGTCGGAGCAAGGAGGAACGATCCTGGAACCAGGGAAGGTGATACGTCCAATCATTGACCACGAAGGAGTAAGGCTGCTGGCTGAAAGACTATACGGCATATCAGTTCTAGATCTGGTCGAACTAAACGGATATGAtgataaaaactacaaaattacGGAAGATCCCAACATGAAGAACCCGCTGATACCGAACCACAATCCACATGGCTACGTCTTGAAGATCATGAACTCGATAGACTCCCAGAACTTGAGTGTCGTGGAGGCGCAGAACGAAATTATGAACTTTTTGC TCGAGCGTTCCGTGTCTTGCCCGAAACCGATCCGCAACATTTTCGGTCACCTATTCTCCGTGGAGAACATCAGCGGGAAGAATCACGTGGTGCGTCTGCTGGAGTACATTCCAGGATCACTGCTGAAAGAGGTCCCGATAACCGAGTCGCTGCTGTACCAGCTCGGCGAGTTTGTAGCCAACTTGGATAATAAGCTGCAG AACTTCAACCACTCGGGCCTGGTCTCCCGCGAGCACATTTGGATGCTGAGCAAGGTGCCTGAGCTGGAGAAATTCAAGTACGTTATCAAGGACTCTGAAAAATTGGACTTAGTTGAGGAG GTTATCGAAGAATTCAAGTACGCGATTCTTCCTCGCCTGGATGAACTGGAGAAGGGCGTCATTCACGGAGACGTCAACGAGATGAACGTCATCGTCAACGTAAAGCCGGGGGAGGG TAAGACCGACTATCGCGTGAGTGGGATACTAGACTTCGGAGACATTCAGTACTCGTACTACGCGTTCGAGCTGGCCATCGCGATGACGTATATGATGCTGATGACGGGAGACCCTCACGCGGGTGGTATCGTGCTGGCCGGGTACAGCGTCAACAGACGAGTACCGGATGAGGAGTATCGGCTTCTGAAG ACGCTGATATCAGCTCGCCTAGTCCAAAGTTTGATTCTCGGCGCGTACACAATCGAGCAAGACCCTAAGAACACCTACGTCACGTCAACCGAAAAGGCCAACGGCTGGGAACTGCTCAAGAAGATCAGGAAAACCAAACCAGATCCCGACGATGATCCTACCAATTGGAAGGCGATCGCAAATGAATTCTTAACGAGAAGCTAA